TGATGAAGAATTAGAAAAGGTATCTCATAAAAATGCTAGATTAGAAGTATATGGATACCCTGTAATTTATACTCCTTATTTTTCGCATCCAACCCCTAAAGCTTCTAGAAAATCCGGCTTTCTAATACCGAGCTACGCAAGTAATGATGATTTAGGAACATCCGTTGAAATACCTTATTATTATAATATTGCACCTAACTTTGATACGACGATTACACTTAAGGCATATACCGAGCAAAATCCTTTATTAAAAAATGAATTCAGAATGATTACTGAAAATAGTAAGACGATTATTAAAAGCTCAATAACTAATCCTACGAAAGAAAATTTAATTAAAAAACGTTATATTAAAGGTCATATTTTCGCTAACACAGAATATAATTTACCAAACAATTGGCTTTTGACTGCAAATTTTAACCGTGCACATGATAAAACTTACCTTAAAAGATATGATATCAATGACCAATTATATTATTTAACATCCAATCTGGATTTAGAAAAATATACAAGCAACGAACATTATCTTATTAAAAATATGTTTTTCCAAGATTTGAGATCAACTTATAATGATATGCCTCGTGTGCTTCCTCATGCTGAGTATAGTTTAATAGTACCAAGAGGTGAATTTAATGAGCAATTCTTTGCAAATATTAGTGCTTTAAATTTAATGCGTGATGATTACGCTAAAATGAAAAGAACTTCAGCTAGTGTTGGGGTGGAACTTCCATTTAATGCTTTTAATGGACATTTATTTAATTGGACTAATTCTTTAAGAATTGATGGTTATTCGACTAAAAAAGTCAGTAGAAGAAATCAACCACTTTCGGAAGGTACTTTAGAAGGGGAAACTGGCAGAGTATTACCTCAAACTAGTTTATTTTGGGAATATCCTTTATTTGATGGGCATAATATTATAACTCCTGTAGCAAATATTATTTATAGCCCTTATGGTAGTAATCCAGAAAAAATTCCGAATGAAGATAGTACTAACGTAGAAATTACAGATAATAATATATTTAAAGATAATAGATATGCAGGCTTTGACATGGTTGAAACAGGCCTGAGAGGCGGTTACGGAATTAGAGTAGATACAAAATTATATAAATATCAAACTGATTTGTTCTTTGGTCAATCATTTAGAAAAAAGGAAAATCAATTAATGCCTCATGTCAGTGGTTTAGGTAACCATTATTCTGATTACGTGGGTCACATATTATTTAACCCTTCTGAAAATCTTAGATTGTTTTATAGATTTAGGTTAGATCACAAAAATTTTGCATGGCACAGAAATGAGATTGGAGCAAGAGGAAGTATAAATAATAAATTAGGCGCAGGCTTTATTTATCATGCTGCTGATTTAAGGGATCAAAATAGTTTACGTAAGCAAAAATCTATTACTGCGGATGCAAGTTATAATTTAAATAAAACTACGTCTTTTAGTGTAAATAGTAGTAAAATTTTAACTAAACGTAGTATAACACCTAATCGTGGTATGATTAATGCAGGTTTTAATTTAAATTATAATCACCATTGTGCAGACTTATCTTTTAGTGTAAAAAGGAATTTTACACGTGACAGGGATATTAGACCTGATACATTATATTTACTTAAAATAACTTTAAAAACGCTTAACTAATATGTGGTCTAAACTTAAATCGTTATTATTATTATTGATAATCTCATTATTTTTCAATAATTCTTTTGCAGGTAAAATTATAGCTTCTGTAGGCGAAAAAGTAATTACAGATTATGATGTTGCCAAACGTGTAGAAATGCTTAGAACTATTGACCCTTCTATTAAACATGTTGATCCAAAAGAAATTAATAATGTAGCTTTAGAGGGACTTATAAATGAAGAACTCTTTTTTATTGAAGCTAAAAAACAAAAAATTGAATTAGAGGATGCTGAAATTCAGAATTCAAAAGCTTTAGTAGAACAACAAAATAATTTAAAACCTGGTGAATTAGAAAAATTTATTAGATCTAAAAATTTAGAACCAAAACATGTTTACAAGCAAATGCAAGCAAGCTTACTTTGGCAAAAAATAGTTTTTCAAAAAATTAGACCTTCATTAAAAGTTGATGATAAAGAATTAGAAAAATTTGTTACAGATTTCAACTTAATAAAAGTAAATACAGTAATTGTTGATGCGATAGATAATAAAAATAATAATAGTAAATTTCTTCAGCTTACTAAACGTTATAAAACGTGTGAAATTTTAGAAAAAGAAGCCAAGAATTTGAAATTTGATGTTGCGAAATTTGAAACTACACTTGCTGATTTAAAGCCTTCAATTTCTTCAAAGCTTTTATATATTAGCCCTGGCAATGTTACTCCTATCATAAAAGAAAATAATCAAATATTTATTGCAGGATTATGTAACAAGTCTTTAAATTTAAGTGAAGAGCAAAAAACAGAAGTTAAAGAAAACATCCTTGAGCAAAAAATAGCCGTAAAGGCTAATATATATTTGAATAAATTAAGAAGAGAAAATTTAGTTCAAATTTACAAATAATCAGTTAAAAAATCTAAGTATCAATAAGTTAAAATTTAATTAATAAATTAACTTGTTTTCGACTTTACTTACATGTTATACTTAAATTATTAATAAAGTATAATTGGAGTATAAGTATGTTAGGTAAAACCACGTCCATGGAGCCATTTTATCCAATTCAACGTAAAATAGAAAGATGGTTAGAACTTAAAAATAATTATATAATTTCACAAGCACATACAGGCAAAGAGCAAAACATTACATTTGAAAAAAATGTAGAATTTGCAAAAGAAGCTGGTTTAACTCCAGAATACTTAACAGCAAATAATTTTGAAGTAGTTAAAGAAGCTTGCGATAAAATGTTTATTAAAGGTGAATATTGTTTACCACTTTTAGATTTAGCAAATCATTATAATCTTATGCATGATATTTATTTTTTACCTGCATATGTTGATATGAAAACTAATAGTGTTTTAATGACTGCTTGGATGGGGCAAGTAAATAGTATCGAACTAAACTGGGTATATGCTAGATTAAATGATAAAGAAAGACATGAACTTATAACTACTTTAAAAACCACATTTATATTAGATGAGACTGAGCTAAAAAAAATTCAGCAAATTGAAGACTTATATAAAAAATTAACTCCTGAACTTACTAATCCAGCTTTAAATGAAAATTGTAATAGAGACATTACTTTATTTGTTAAAAATCTTCAAAACTTAGTTGATAAAAAAGTTATTACCGAAGATGAGAAGAAAACAATTTTTGAATCTATTATATTAACAAAAGATAATATTCAAAAAATTAAAGATAGTAAGTCTTTTAAAATTGTTAGCCAAGGTACTAACCAATTAAAGTCTTTAGTAATAGATGGTGTAGAATTACCTGCTGAATTAACTAGTAACATTATGAATACTATTTTAAGTCATAATAGCTTAACTAAAACTACTGATAAAGAAATGAAAGATTTAAATACATTGACTAAAATTACCACCCAACAACCAGGGATCTCAATGTAACTAAATGTAAAAAGTGTAGATATAAGGGATATTATTCAAATATAATATCTTCAATGTAAAATTCTACACTTTCTTTCATCATAAAATTATTTAAACAAACTCTACCAATAAAGCTCATTTTTTTATCAGAATTTATAACTCTTTCTGCCATTCCTGTATCAACTGCTTTAAAAATAGTAGCTTTAATTGAATTAGTAGGTAATGACTCGTCAACAAGTATTAAACGTAAGGTACCACCTTTTAGTAAATCAGTTTTGATAACTTTACATTTTGTAAGTTTAAAAAGAGGTTCATTATTACCATTTCCATATGGCTCACCATACTTAATATATTCGGTAAGTTGTTTGTTAACAGACATTGCAGAGATTTCACCATCATAATATGAAATATTATAAGCAGGATTATGTTTTAATGCTAAAGATACTCTTTCTGCTAAAAAATTATACAAATCATCTAGCTTATTTTTGGTTACAGTAAATCCAGCGGCCATAGCATGCCCTCCTCCAGCTAAAAGTAATCCAGCATTTTTAGCGCTTACCACCTTAGCTCCTATATCTACTCCTGCTATTGACCTTGCAGATGCTTTACCTATTTCATTATCAAAAGCAATTACGGCACAAGGTTTTCCTGTTTTTTCTTTTATTCTACTACATACTATTCCAATAACGCCAGGATGCCAACCCTCACCACTTGCAAATATTAAAGGTAAATTATTATTATTTATTTGTTCAACTTGTTTTATGGCTTCTTCTAACACTATAGTTTCAATAGTTTTACGCTCACTATTATACCTATCTAATTCCAATGCCATTTGATAAGCCTCATCATAATCATCTGAAGTAAGTAACTTTGTACCTAAATCAGCTCTTCCAACTCTTCCACCTGCATTAATTCTAGGGCCAATAATAAACCCTAAATGATATGTATTTGCAATATTATCTAAGGAAGCCACATCGCAAAGTGCTGCAATCCCTTTATTCAATCGTTTAGATATTATTTTTAAACCTTGCGTTACGAAAGCTCGATTAAGGCCTGTAATTGTCATAACATCACATACGGTTCCTAAAGCTACAAGATCTAATAAACATAAAATATTTGGCTCATTTAATTTAGTAAAATAATTATTTTGCCTTAAAGTTACATGTAATCCTGCCATAACAATAAAACTAACACCAACGGCAGCTAAATTTTTATGCGGAAAATCTTCATCTAATCTATTAGGATTAACAATTGCCAAAGCCTCAGGAAAAACGGAATCACTTAAATGATGATCTATAACAATAACGTCAACTCCGAGTTTTTTAGCTTCAAGGATAGGTTCAAAAGCAAGCGTTCCACAATCAACTGTAATAATAACTTTTGCACCGTCATATGCAAATTTTTTAAAAGCAGTAGAATTAGGTCCATACCCTTCTTTTATTCTGTCAGGTATATAAACTTCAAAATTATAAAAACCTATCATTTTGAAGTATCTTGCTATTAAAGCTGAAGATGTAGCTCCATCAACATCATAATCACCAAAAACAATTATTTTTTCATTCTTCTCAATTGCATGATAAATTCTTTTTATTGCCTTTTCTGAGTCTTTTAAAGAAAATGGATCTGGTAAAAGGCTTTTAATAGTTGGAGTTAAGTATCCATCAATTTGTTCAATATTATCGTTACGAGCCAGTATTATTTTAGCTGTGAGCTCAGAAATATTATACTTTTGTTTAACATACATCACATCTCGTTCAAGGTGATCCTTAGGAACCCAAAGATTATTTTTTACAGATAAGTTTATCATAAATTAAACCTGTTCCGCTTTATAAAGCATTATAAGACTTAATAAAATTGCGAATAAAATGTTTAAATAAATAATAACTACATAAGATTGACTTCTGCCGCTAAGAGTAATTCCTAAAATAGCAACTACTAATATTATAGCTATTAAAACTGCTAGCTGGAATAATCTAATAAAATAACCGTATCTACTATATTTGCTGCTTATAAGCATTATTGCACTTAATGAACCTAAAATTAAATTTAATAATGGCCAAGATAATCTATTGTGCAACTCTGAAAATAATTTACCATTAATTTCAGGTTTGATTTTTTCTTCTTTTAGTAAATCTATTATTGTTCTTTCTTCAGGCTCAAGCCAGTTTTCATCATCAATTTTAACAAAATTACTAATGTTAATTGGAAAATTATCAAAATATACCATTGAAACTTTTCCCTTCTTTTTCTCTTGCCTATTTCCAGAAAATAACTCGAAAATTGTTTCATTATTATTTGAAATCACTTTAGCTTCTTTAGCCATTATAACTACATCTTTATTAGGGTCTCTTTTATCACTAACCATTATTCCCTTAAAGTGTCCGTTATTTATAATCTGATCAATATAAATTATAAGACCCTTAATTGGCTCAGTAAAAACTCTTTCTTGAAGGACCATTGCTGCATAATGATGCTGTAAAAAAGTTTTTTTATTATGAAACATTTGGTTAGAAATAGGGCTTATAAAAAATGAGAATAAATATGAAATTAAAGTAACTGTAGTAGCAAAATAAATTGCAGGTTTAATAATTTGATAATTACTTAAACCTGTAGATTTCATTACAGAAATTTCATTATCACTAATAAGTTTGTGATAATAAAAGATTATACCTATACTGATAGCTACTGGTAAAATAATATTTATAAATGAAGGTAAAAGCATCATTGTAATACTTAGTACTACAGCAAAATCTACCCCTCTGCTTACAATCAAATCAATGAATCTGAGAGACTGTGTTAACCATACTATAGAAGTACATAAAAGTACTACTACAAGAACAGGACTTATAAGCGATTTGTATATATATCTTGCTAATATCATTTTGGTAAATTTATATCATTTGTATTGGAGCATCTTTATCATAATATTTTTTATAATTTTGTACATTATGAAGTTGATAATGCCACCACTCGTATTGATAATAATTCCATCCCGAAAGTGTCATTATCCCAAGTAAAATCGCTCTATTTTTCTGTGCTAATTTAGAAATATTTTTATTACCATGATGCGCATGTTCTTCAAAAGAATCAAACTCTGTCCCCATATCTAATTCTTCGCCTTCTTCATCTACAAGAGTTAAATCAATTGCAATACCACGGCAATGCGTAGCTTCTCCAGTTAAGGGATTAGAAACATAATTTGTTCCTGGAAATGCATCATAAAAAATTTGTTGAACTTCAATTGGTCTAAAACCATCAAAAACTTTTATTTTAAAACCCATCCTATTTGCTAATTCAGAAGCCTTAGCTAATTTTTCTGCTGCTTCTTGATGAAGCATTAAAGCTGGATTTTTATACACTGCTTTATTAATAAAATTATTTTCAGTGCCATAAACTAAATCTAGTACTAAATTTAATTTTTTATGATCAATTACAACGAGCGACATTATTTACTCCTTTAATTATATGAGTTGGTGGAATTATAAACATTTAAAACAATTTTGAAAATAAAGAATTAGACACGTAAATGTATTATTTTATAAAAAAATTTATTGAAGTTAATTTAAATGAAATTAATATTTTAATTAACATTTCATTTAGGACTAAATCATGCCATTAAATAATTCGACTTCTTCGCACACTACTTCCCTAATATACAATGAGCTTAATTTTTTAAGAAATCTTAATATTTATGTGCCGCATGTAAATTTCCCTGATATGCAAATTGTGCATGAAATTAGCCATTATAATAAACTTATGAATAAATTCAGTGATCGCTTAAGTAATTTATTAGGTAATATTATTTATGAATTAAGATTACATGATATTGAATATCTATGCAATAATATCTATACCTTAGAAAATTTAGCTAAACTAAAATTACAAATTAATCATATTTTTAAAGTTGATCACGGATTTGATTTTAAAACTAATCTATTAATTAATTTTCAAAAAATTAAGGTGCTTATAAAAAAATTTCATCAAGTAAAGATGCTATGTTTATTTTTTGGTAATAATAAGATTAATGATATTTTTATAAACTGGGAAATAAAACCTATAATCTTTTTATTAAAGCATTATAGGCAAGCAAAGTGGCTTAAGCTTTCTTCTGATATTAATATATTCGACTTTTACAATAAGGAAATTTTTTATTCATTATTAGAAAATAGTCCATTCGCTCTTACTCTTATAAGAGATTTTGGTTTCACGAATTACGATTTTGAAAGTTTATCTACTAGTAAATTTAATATTTTTTCAAATGAAATTGTAAGATTAAGTCGTATTAAAAATTTATTTAATGCCATTACACCTGGTCAGTTAAATGAGTTTACTGACAGTGAATGGAAAAATATCTTTATGAATTACGGTAATTTTAATTCTCCGGAGTTTAACTTATTATTTAAAATAGCTCCCAAGTACATTAAGGATAGATTAGATTTTTTAATTAAATATGAGACCAAAATTATTGAAAACGGTTTTGACAATAAGTTTTTAAGTAAAATGTTTATTGACTATTCAACTAACGAATATCAACTTTCTTATTTATTTACCTATTTATCTAAACTTAGGGTTTTAATTAGTGAAAATGAATTAGAGAACCAATTTACTAGTACATACATTAATTTTTTTAAACCCGAAAATATAGAAATATCAAAAGTTTTAATTAATAATTTTGATTTGTTTCCTAACTTACAAAAAAAACTGACCATAAATGAAATTTTTGATAGGGAAAATTATAAAATAATTACAGAAGCTCTTTATTCTTTTAGAAAAGAAAAAAAAGAAGCAACACCTTTATATTCTTTAGACGAAAATTGTATAAGAAATAAAGTTGATCAGAAAAACAATATAAAAGAAAAAACACGTTAAAATAAAAATGCCTAGATAACACTCATTATCTAGGCATTTTTATAAAACCTTAATAATTTACGCCGCTTCTCTCCAAGCATTTTCCATACTAAATAACTTGCGTAATAACATATTATTTAATTTATGACCTGAACAGTAAGCTTGAACTTTACCTTTAATATAGCCACCTGCTAAATATACATCGCCAATGCAATCTAATACTTTATGCCTTACAAATTCATCTTTAAATCTTAAACCATCTTGATTTAAAATTTCGTCTCCATTAACAACAATAGCGTTTTCTAATGAACCACCTTTAGCAAGGCCAATTTTTCTTAAATATTCAACCTCGTGAGCAAAACCGAATGTGCGAGCTCTACTAATATCATTTTTAAAAGAACTATCACCTGCGTCTAAATAATAAGCTTGCTTTCCTATTACTTTAGTATCAGGAAAATCTATTGAAAGTTCTACTTCAAATGTTTCTGAAGGAATTAAAGTAATATAAGCATTCCCTTCTTTAACTGTTACTTCTTTAGTTATTTCTATAATTTTTCTTTTAGCATTTTGTGTAACAATACCTGCAGATTCAATTAAAAATACGAAAGGCTCAGAACTACCATCCATTATTGGTAATTCTTGATTATTAACTTCAATTTTTGCATTATCAATACCGCAACCCCAAAGTGCTGCCATTAAGTGTTCAACTGTGGAAACACTAACTCCATGTTCATTTGCAAGAACTGTACATAATTGAGTATTTGAAACATTGCTATATTTTGCTTCAATAATGTTATTTTCTGATAAATCTGTACGTATAAATTTTATTCCAAAATTTTCATCTGCAGGTAAAATATTTAAATGTACTTGAACGCCACTATGTACCCCTTGTCCAAAGCAGCTAACTTTATGCGCGATAGTTTGTTGATAATGATTCATCATAATTATTACTTTTTTAACCTTTTAATTATATCTATTGTTTACCATACAAGATTATTAACTATTTTGACAATTTAGTATTTATTACATTTTCTTACATAAAAATTTTTTGTAATTTCAGCAAACTACTTGCTTAAGGTGATTGGTTGAGGTATATATTGCCCAAATCATTATACAATTTAAAAGCGTAGGCACTATGAGAGTTTCCCAAAAGGTTAAAAAAATTCTAAGTTGTTATGAAAGTGATAATGTTGGTACTAAAACTAATATTGTACGCCTTTTAATGGCAGGAAAATTAGGCGGTACAGGAAAAATGGTTATTTTACCTGTAGATCAAGGTTTTGAGCATGGTCCTGCTAGAAGTTTTGCAATTAACCCAGATGCTTATGATCCGCACTATCATTTTAAACTAGCAATTGATGCTGGTTTAAATGCTTATGCTGCTCCTCTTGGGATGATTGAAGCAGGCGCAGACACTTTTGCAGGTCAAATTCCAACTATTCTAAAAGTTAATAGCGCAAACTCCCTTTTAAGGAAAGGCGGTATACCTGATCAAGCTATTACTGGTACACCTCGTGATGCTATTAGACTTGGATGTTCAGCTATTGGCTTTACAATTTACCCTGGCTCAGATGCTTCTCTTGAAATGATTTCTACAATTAGAGAAATGGCTGAGGAGGCTAAATCATATGGCCTTGCAGTAGTAATTTGGTCATATCCTCGTGGTGGAGATTTGACTAAAGAAGGCGAAACAGCAATTGACGTATGTGCATATGCAGCTCATATAGCAGCTCTTTGCGGCGCTCACATAATTAAAGTAAAACCTCCTACAGAAGTAGTTTTTGATAATGAAGCTAAAAAAGTATATGAAAAACAAAAAATTAAGGTCTCTACAGCTACTGATAGATTTAAACATGTAGTAGATTCATGTTTCAACGGTAGAAGGATAGTAGTATTTTCGGGTGGGGCTAGTAAATCTTTAGAAGACGTATACGAAGAGACAAAAGCTATTCGTGATGGTGGAGGTAATGGATCCATTATTGGAAGAAACTGTTTCCAACGTCCAAGGGCTGAAGCATTAGCAATGCTTAACAAAATTATTAATATTTATTTAGGTAAAGAATAAATAATGGCCGCAATATACTTGGTAGTTCATTCACTTACAAATATAGAAGAATTTTTAGCTAATAACAAAGTTAGTGTAATTTTATCAAAAGTTCCTACTGACAATGAATTAACTAACTTGATTGCATTAGCTCATAGTAAACTTATACCTGTAATTATTCCGAATGATGTTGATAAAGTCATTAAATATAAGGCCGATGGCGTTCATTTTGAAAATATAAAAAATGGTAATTTAGAGCAACTTATAACTAATGCTAAATTAAAACTCTCAGAAGCTCATACTGTAGGAATTAATACAAACAATTCTATAGATGTAGCCATGGCCGCTTCAGAACTTGATGTTGATTATATTATGTTTAACAATGATTCACCTCAAATGCAACAAACTATAAATAATTGGTTAACAGATACTAATATTCCTGTTGTAGTATTTGATAAACAAGATATAAATAATATAGAAAATAATGAAGCTGATTTTATAGCTATAGAATTAAACTAAATTATGAGTTTATAAGAGGATTTTTACATGAAAATAAGCGCAAATTCGATAAAAGCAGGCCATATTCTTGAGCATAATGGCGGCTTATATGCTGTAACTAAAACACCAGTTCATACTCAACCTGGTAAAGGTGGAGCCTATGTTCAGGTAGAAATGAAAAATATTAAAACTGGAACTAAAGTTAATGAAAGATTTAGTTCTTCTGATGATGTTACTAAAGCAAGATTAGAGACTAAAGATTATCAATATTTATATTTACAAGATGATAAAATCGTTCTTATGGATCAGGAAACTTACGAGCAAATTGAAATCCCTGCTGAAATGCTAGGAGAAAGAATAGCTTTCTTATCTGATGGAATGATAGTTGTTGTGGAAGTTCATAATGAGCAACCTATTACTATCAAACTTCCTGAAACGGTAGTTTGTGAGATTGTTGAATCAGAACCTGTTATTAAGGGTCAAACAGTAACTTCTTCATATAAACCAGCTAAACTTGATAATGGTCTTAGAATAATGGTTCCACCATTTATTGATGTAGGTACTAAGGTTGTAGTTAGAACTGAAGATGTAACATATGTTGAGAGAGCAAAATAGTGATGACTTCTCCTTCAGTGCATTCACCTATTTTAGCCTCTATTTTAAAAGCGGTTAGTACTGCAACAAAGCATATATTACGTGACTTTAGAGAAATTGATTTATTACAAAATTCTAAGGCTGGAACTTTAAATTTTGCTTCTAAAACCGTAAGCCGTATAGAACAATTATTAGTGCAGGAGCTAAATAAGGCAAGATCAGATGCTGCAATTTTAGGAGTTGACAAAACCTATATAAGCTCTGATTCAAACAGTAGGTTTTTTATTATTCCTTTAGATAGCTTTAACAATTTTATGCATGCAATTCCATTTTTTGCTACCGGTATTGTGTATGAGAAAAAAAATCTTCAAGGTGAATTTGAAGCTCAATCAATTGTTATAGATGTTCCTATTCAAAGAGAAATATATATTGCAGAAAAAGGAAATGGCGCGTGGCGCGAAGCTTTTGCTGAAGCAAATGCAGATAATAGCCGTTTAAGAGTTTCTCAAAGAAAAATCCCCGAAGAAATTTTAGTATGTTCTTCTTCAGAAATAAAATCTAACGATGGTTTTATATATAATAAATTTACAACAGGAAGCGTGTTAATTGATTTAGCATATTTTGCTTCTGGAAGATTTGACCTTTTCACTTCGAATAATAAATATCTAGAAAAGTTTTCTTTAATTGGTACTGAAGCAGGTGGAATGATTAAAGGAAATGAAAATAATACACTTTATTTAACAAATGTCTCTTTGATATAATCATTAAATTACTTTTATATTCATAGAAATTTAAGGGCTTTAATAAAAGCCCTTAAATTTAATAGTATTATAGAATTATACAACGTGTGTTTTTATCCACGCTTTGTTGCTGAGTAGATTGTTCTTCCGCAGCCACTCTAAAATCTCTTACCGATTGCTCTAATTTATTTATCGCTTCTTCAATTTGAGTTACACTATTTTGTTTTTCACTTTTTTCAGAATTACTGATATTATCTTTTAAAGACGCAACCTTTTCATTTGCAAGTTCAACATCTTTTTGAAGAACAATTTGATTATCTTCTTCTTTTCCAAGAATCGTTCTAGTTAAATCAGTGACTTCCTCAATTGATTTTTTGTTGTTAACCTCATTAT
This sequence is a window from Sphingobacteriia bacterium. Protein-coding genes within it:
- a CDS encoding LPS-assembly protein LptD, whose amino-acid sequence is MNKKFIILILFITFFLAAINARSERIFSKNKPVVINADRIDYDKESNIITASGNVELISDKQILVADKVVYFKDSDIAEADGNVTVLDEAGNVAFADQASLSEKMTKGHIKDISIRFKNQAAFAAESAEKINEKQTILYNSVYSACKVKKDYPLWQIKSDKSLIDEELEKVSHKNARLEVYGYPVIYTPYFSHPTPKASRKSGFLIPSYASNDDLGTSVEIPYYYNIAPNFDTTITLKAYTEQNPLLKNEFRMITENSKTIIKSSITNPTKENLIKKRYIKGHIFANTEYNLPNNWLLTANFNRAHDKTYLKRYDINDQLYYLTSNLDLEKYTSNEHYLIKNMFFQDLRSTYNDMPRVLPHAEYSLIVPRGEFNEQFFANISALNLMRDDYAKMKRTSASVGVELPFNAFNGHLFNWTNSLRIDGYSTKKVSRRNQPLSEGTLEGETGRVLPQTSLFWEYPLFDGHNIITPVANIIYSPYGSNPEKIPNEDSTNVEITDNNIFKDNRYAGFDMVETGLRGGYGIRVDTKLYKYQTDLFFGQSFRKKENQLMPHVSGLGNHYSDYVGHILFNPSENLRLFYRFRLDHKNFAWHRNEIGARGSINNKLGAGFIYHAADLRDQNSLRKQKSITADASYNLNKTTSFSVNSSKILTKRSITPNRGMINAGFNLNYNHHCADLSFSVKRNFTRDRDIRPDTLYLLKITLKTLN
- a CDS encoding SurA N-terminal domain-containing protein, which gives rise to MWSKLKSLLLLLIISLFFNNSFAGKIIASVGEKVITDYDVAKRVEMLRTIDPSIKHVDPKEINNVALEGLINEELFFIEAKKQKIELEDAEIQNSKALVEQQNNLKPGELEKFIRSKNLEPKHVYKQMQASLLWQKIVFQKIRPSLKVDDKELEKFVTDFNLIKVNTVIVDAIDNKNNNSKFLQLTKRYKTCEILEKEAKNLKFDVAKFETTLADLKPSISSKLLYISPGNVTPIIKENNQIFIAGLCNKSLNLSEEQKTEVKENILEQKIAVKANIYLNKLRRENLVQIYK
- the recJ gene encoding single-stranded-DNA-specific exonuclease RecJ, whose translation is MINLSVKNNLWVPKDHLERDVMYVKQKYNISELTAKIILARNDNIEQIDGYLTPTIKSLLPDPFSLKDSEKAIKRIYHAIEKNEKIIVFGDYDVDGATSSALIARYFKMIGFYNFEVYIPDRIKEGYGPNSTAFKKFAYDGAKVIITVDCGTLAFEPILEAKKLGVDVIVIDHHLSDSVFPEALAIVNPNRLDEDFPHKNLAAVGVSFIVMAGLHVTLRQNNYFTKLNEPNILCLLDLVALGTVCDVMTITGLNRAFVTQGLKIISKRLNKGIAALCDVASLDNIANTYHLGFIIGPRINAGGRVGRADLGTKLLTSDDYDEAYQMALELDRYNSERKTIETIVLEEAIKQVEQINNNNLPLIFASGEGWHPGVIGIVCSRIKEKTGKPCAVIAFDNEIGKASARSIAGVDIGAKVVSAKNAGLLLAGGGHAMAAGFTVTKNKLDDLYNFLAERVSLALKHNPAYNISYYDGEISAMSVNKQLTEYIKYGEPYGNGNNEPLFKLTKCKVIKTDLLKGGTLRLILVDESLPTNSIKATIFKAVDTGMAERVINSDKKMSFIGRVCLNNFMMKESVEFYIEDIIFE
- a CDS encoding LptF/LptG family permease, with the translated sequence MILARYIYKSLISPVLVVVLLCTSIVWLTQSLRFIDLIVSRGVDFAVVLSITMMLLPSFINIILPVAISIGIIFYYHKLISDNEISVMKSTGLSNYQIIKPAIYFATTVTLISYLFSFFISPISNQMFHNKKTFLQHHYAAMVLQERVFTEPIKGLIIYIDQIINNGHFKGIMVSDKRDPNKDVVIMAKEAKVISNNNETIFELFSGNRQEKKKGKVSMVYFDNFPINISNFVKIDDENWLEPEERTIIDLLKEEKIKPEINGKLFSELHNRLSWPLLNLILGSLSAIMLISSKYSRYGYFIRLFQLAVLIAIILVVAILGITLSGRSQSYVVIIYLNILFAILLSLIMLYKAEQV
- the ddpX gene encoding D-alanyl-D-alanine dipeptidase; this encodes MSLVVIDHKKLNLVLDLVYGTENNFINKAVYKNPALMLHQEAAEKLAKASELANRMGFKIKVFDGFRPIEVQQIFYDAFPGTNYVSNPLTGEATHCRGIAIDLTLVDEEGEELDMGTEFDSFEEHAHHGNKNISKLAQKNRAILLGIMTLSGWNYYQYEWWHYQLHNVQNYKKYYDKDAPIQMI
- a CDS encoding UDP-3-O-acyl-N-acetylglucosamine deacetylase translates to MNHYQQTIAHKVSCFGQGVHSGVQVHLNILPADENFGIKFIRTDLSENNIIEAKYSNVSNTQLCTVLANEHGVSVSTVEHLMAALWGCGIDNAKIEVNNQELPIMDGSSEPFVFLIESAGIVTQNAKRKIIEITKEVTVKEGNAYITLIPSETFEVELSIDFPDTKVIGKQAYYLDAGDSSFKNDISRARTFGFAHEVEYLRKIGLAKGGSLENAIVVNGDEILNQDGLRFKDEFVRHKVLDCIGDVYLAGGYIKGKVQAYCSGHKLNNMLLRKLFSMENAWREAA
- a CDS encoding class I fructose-bisphosphate aldolase, producing the protein MRVSQKVKKILSCYESDNVGTKTNIVRLLMAGKLGGTGKMVILPVDQGFEHGPARSFAINPDAYDPHYHFKLAIDAGLNAYAAPLGMIEAGADTFAGQIPTILKVNSANSLLRKGGIPDQAITGTPRDAIRLGCSAIGFTIYPGSDASLEMISTIREMAEEAKSYGLAVVIWSYPRGGDLTKEGETAIDVCAYAAHIAALCGAHIIKVKPPTEVVFDNEAKKVYEKQKIKVSTATDRFKHVVDSCFNGRRIVVFSGGASKSLEDVYEETKAIRDGGGNGSIIGRNCFQRPRAEALAMLNKIINIYLGKE
- a CDS encoding thiamine phosphate synthase; translation: MAAIYLVVHSLTNIEEFLANNKVSVILSKVPTDNELTNLIALAHSKLIPVIIPNDVDKVIKYKADGVHFENIKNGNLEQLITNAKLKLSEAHTVGINTNNSIDVAMAASELDVDYIMFNNDSPQMQQTINNWLTDTNIPVVVFDKQDINNIENNEADFIAIELN